A portion of the Echeneis naucrates chromosome 5, fEcheNa1.1, whole genome shotgun sequence genome contains these proteins:
- the slc2a1b gene encoding solute carrier family 2, facilitated glucose transporter member 1 isoform X2, translating into MQGRDFEITFPLLLSVGTAVIGSLQFGYNTGVINAPQKVIEGFINDTWRDRYETPITKNSLTAIWSLSVSIFSVGGILGSFSVGLFVNTLGRKNSMLMANILAFAASALMGFSKMASSWEMLIIGRFVVGLYSGLSTGFVPMYVGEVSPTSLRGALGTLHQLGIVLGILIAQVFGLESIMGNDTLWPLLLGFIFIPAVIQCVLLPLCPESPRFLLINKNEENKAKSVLKKLRGNRDVSADMQEMKEESRQMMREKKVTIKELIMSPLYRQPLIVAIILQLSQQLSGINAVFYYSTRIFEKAGVEQPVYATIGAGVVNTAFTVVSLFIVERAGRRSLHLTGLLGMAGSAILMTIALALLEKVKWMSYLSIVAIFGFVAFFEIGPGPIPWFIVAELFSQGPRPSAIAVAGLSNWTANFIVGMGFQYVEEACGAYVFVIFTVLLLLFFVFTYFKVPETKGRTFDEITAGFRRTASTGGEKHSPEELNSLGADSQL; encoded by the exons ATGCAAGGGAGAGATTTT GAAATAACCTTCCCTTTGTTGTTGAGTGTTGGaacagctgtgattggctctcTGCAGTTTGGCTACAACACTGGTGTCATCAACGCCCCGCAAAAG GTTATTGAGGGCTTCATTAATGACACGTGGAGAGATCGCTATGAGACACCCATCACCAAAAACTCCCTCACAGCCATCTGGTCCCTGTCAGTCTCCATTTTCTCTGTGGGTGGCATCTTGGGCTCCTTCTCTGTTGGACTCTTTGTCAACACTTTAGGAAG GAAGAACTCCATGCTCATGGCTAACATCCTGGCCTTCGCTGCATCTGCTCTGATGGGCTTCTCAAAGATGGCCAGCTCCTGGGAAATGCTCATCATTGGGCGTTTCGTGGTTGGCCTCTACTCCGGTCTCTCCACAGGTTTTGTGCCCATGTATGTAGGTGAGGTCTCCCCAACATCGCTACGAGGAGCGCTGGGCACCCTGCATCAGCTGGGTATTGTCCTTGGTATCCTCATTGCACAG GTATTTGGATTGGAGTCCATCATGGGCAATGACACTTTGTGGCCACTCCTCCTGGGTTTCATCTTCATCCCAGCTGTGATACAGTGTGTCCTGCTGCCTCTGTGCCCGGAAAGCCCCCGCTTCCTGCTCATCAACAAGAACGAAGAGAACAAGGCCAAGTCCG TGCTTAAAAAGCTAAGAGGCAACAGAGATGTGAGCGCTGACatgcaggaaatgaaagaggagagCCGGCAGAtgatgagggagaaaaaggtgACCATTAAGGAGCTTATCATGTCGCCCCTCTACCGGCAGCCACTCATCGTCGCTATCATCCTGCAGCTCTCCCAGCAGCTGTCTGGCATCAACGCT GTATTCTACTACTCCACCCGGATCTTTGAAAAAGCTGGCGTTGAGCAGCCTGTGTATGCCACCATAGGAGCCGGTGTCGTTAACACAGCTTTTACTGTGGTGTCG cTATTCATTGTAGAGCGTGCAGGACGTAGGTCTCTGCACCTGACAGGGCTGCTGGGGATGGCTGGATCTGCCATCCTGATGACTATTGCTTTGGCTCTATTG GAAAAGGTCAAGTGGATGTCATATTTGAGCATCGTAGCCATTTTTGGCTTTGTGGCGTTCTTTGAGATCGGCCCAGGGCCCATTCCCTGGTTCATCGTGGCAGAGTTGTTTTCACAGGGGCCCAGGCCTTCAGCCATTGCTGTGGCTGGTTTGTCCAATTGGACTGCCAACTTCATCGTAGGAATGGGCTTCCAGTATGTGGAG GAAGCATGTGGCGCCTACGTGTTTGTCAtcttcactgtgctgctgctcttgttCTTCGTCTTCACCTACTTTAAAGTGCCGGAGACCAAGGGCCGGACGTTTGATGAGATCACAGCCGGTTTCCGCCGGACAGCTTCCACAGGGGGAGAAAAGCACTCGCCAGAGGAGCTCAACAGCCTAGGAGCTGATTCACAGCTCTGA
- the slc2a1b gene encoding solute carrier family 2, facilitated glucose transporter member 1 isoform X1 produces MESGKEITFPLLLSVGTAVIGSLQFGYNTGVINAPQKVIEGFINDTWRDRYETPITKNSLTAIWSLSVSIFSVGGILGSFSVGLFVNTLGRKNSMLMANILAFAASALMGFSKMASSWEMLIIGRFVVGLYSGLSTGFVPMYVGEVSPTSLRGALGTLHQLGIVLGILIAQVFGLESIMGNDTLWPLLLGFIFIPAVIQCVLLPLCPESPRFLLINKNEENKAKSVLKKLRGNRDVSADMQEMKEESRQMMREKKVTIKELIMSPLYRQPLIVAIILQLSQQLSGINAVFYYSTRIFEKAGVEQPVYATIGAGVVNTAFTVVSLFIVERAGRRSLHLTGLLGMAGSAILMTIALALLEKVKWMSYLSIVAIFGFVAFFEIGPGPIPWFIVAELFSQGPRPSAIAVAGLSNWTANFIVGMGFQYVEEACGAYVFVIFTVLLLLFFVFTYFKVPETKGRTFDEITAGFRRTASTGGEKHSPEELNSLGADSQL; encoded by the exons ATGGAGTCAGGCAAG GAAATAACCTTCCCTTTGTTGTTGAGTGTTGGaacagctgtgattggctctcTGCAGTTTGGCTACAACACTGGTGTCATCAACGCCCCGCAAAAG GTTATTGAGGGCTTCATTAATGACACGTGGAGAGATCGCTATGAGACACCCATCACCAAAAACTCCCTCACAGCCATCTGGTCCCTGTCAGTCTCCATTTTCTCTGTGGGTGGCATCTTGGGCTCCTTCTCTGTTGGACTCTTTGTCAACACTTTAGGAAG GAAGAACTCCATGCTCATGGCTAACATCCTGGCCTTCGCTGCATCTGCTCTGATGGGCTTCTCAAAGATGGCCAGCTCCTGGGAAATGCTCATCATTGGGCGTTTCGTGGTTGGCCTCTACTCCGGTCTCTCCACAGGTTTTGTGCCCATGTATGTAGGTGAGGTCTCCCCAACATCGCTACGAGGAGCGCTGGGCACCCTGCATCAGCTGGGTATTGTCCTTGGTATCCTCATTGCACAG GTATTTGGATTGGAGTCCATCATGGGCAATGACACTTTGTGGCCACTCCTCCTGGGTTTCATCTTCATCCCAGCTGTGATACAGTGTGTCCTGCTGCCTCTGTGCCCGGAAAGCCCCCGCTTCCTGCTCATCAACAAGAACGAAGAGAACAAGGCCAAGTCCG TGCTTAAAAAGCTAAGAGGCAACAGAGATGTGAGCGCTGACatgcaggaaatgaaagaggagagCCGGCAGAtgatgagggagaaaaaggtgACCATTAAGGAGCTTATCATGTCGCCCCTCTACCGGCAGCCACTCATCGTCGCTATCATCCTGCAGCTCTCCCAGCAGCTGTCTGGCATCAACGCT GTATTCTACTACTCCACCCGGATCTTTGAAAAAGCTGGCGTTGAGCAGCCTGTGTATGCCACCATAGGAGCCGGTGTCGTTAACACAGCTTTTACTGTGGTGTCG cTATTCATTGTAGAGCGTGCAGGACGTAGGTCTCTGCACCTGACAGGGCTGCTGGGGATGGCTGGATCTGCCATCCTGATGACTATTGCTTTGGCTCTATTG GAAAAGGTCAAGTGGATGTCATATTTGAGCATCGTAGCCATTTTTGGCTTTGTGGCGTTCTTTGAGATCGGCCCAGGGCCCATTCCCTGGTTCATCGTGGCAGAGTTGTTTTCACAGGGGCCCAGGCCTTCAGCCATTGCTGTGGCTGGTTTGTCCAATTGGACTGCCAACTTCATCGTAGGAATGGGCTTCCAGTATGTGGAG GAAGCATGTGGCGCCTACGTGTTTGTCAtcttcactgtgctgctgctcttgttCTTCGTCTTCACCTACTTTAAAGTGCCGGAGACCAAGGGCCGGACGTTTGATGAGATCACAGCCGGTTTCCGCCGGACAGCTTCCACAGGGGGAGAAAAGCACTCGCCAGAGGAGCTCAACAGCCTAGGAGCTGATTCACAGCTCTGA